In Crinalium epipsammum PCC 9333, the following are encoded in one genomic region:
- the trmFO gene encoding FADH(2)-oxidizing methylenetetrahydrofolate--tRNA-(uracil(54)-C(5))-methyltransferase TrmFO has product MEKQAIQVIGGGLAGTEAAWQIAQAGIPVVLHEMRPVRQSPAHHTGELAELVCSNSFGAQSSDRAAGLLHEELRRLGSIIISKADEHFVPAGGALAVDRGQFSHDLTETLANHPLIELRRNVFPKIPTDGIVVLASGPLTAPELAEDLRQFTGMEYMSFFDAASPIITGESINRDIAFMASRYDKGEAAYLNCPMNKEQYLHFLQELCKAEQAELKDFEIETAKFFEGCLPIEEMARRGEDTMRYGPLKPVGLSDTRTGERPYAVIQLRQEDKAGQLWNMVGFQTNLRWGEQKRVFKLIPGLEEAEFVRFGVMHRNTFINAPELLQPSLQFKKRPTLLAAGQLIGTEGYTAASAGGWLAGTNAARIALGKEPLVLPPTTMMGALFEFISSASPKHFQPMPPNFGILPELGKKIKSKPERYGAYRDRSLAALQSWHTQLRTPVML; this is encoded by the coding sequence ATAGAAAAACAGGCGATTCAAGTAATAGGTGGAGGACTTGCAGGTACAGAAGCAGCTTGGCAAATTGCCCAAGCAGGAATACCAGTTGTACTGCACGAAATGCGACCTGTAAGACAAAGCCCTGCCCATCATACGGGTGAATTAGCGGAATTAGTATGCAGTAATTCATTTGGGGCGCAGTCAAGCGATCGCGCGGCGGGTTTATTACATGAAGAATTGCGTCGCCTTGGTTCAATTATTATCAGTAAAGCCGATGAACATTTTGTTCCTGCGGGGGGTGCATTAGCAGTAGATCGCGGACAATTTAGCCATGATTTAACTGAAACTTTAGCTAATCATCCTTTAATTGAATTGCGCCGAAATGTATTTCCAAAAATTCCTACTGATGGAATTGTAGTTTTAGCTTCTGGCCCTTTGACTGCCCCAGAATTAGCTGAAGACTTGCGACAATTTACTGGTATGGAATACATGAGCTTTTTTGATGCAGCCAGTCCAATTATTACCGGAGAATCTATTAATCGCGATATTGCTTTTATGGCTTCTCGTTACGACAAAGGAGAAGCAGCCTATCTGAATTGCCCCATGAATAAGGAGCAATATCTCCATTTTTTACAAGAATTGTGTAAAGCAGAACAAGCAGAATTGAAAGATTTTGAGATAGAAACAGCTAAGTTTTTTGAAGGTTGTCTGCCAATTGAAGAAATGGCGCGGCGGGGGGAAGATACCATGCGTTATGGTCCCCTCAAGCCAGTAGGATTATCAGATACCCGTACAGGTGAACGTCCTTATGCAGTGATACAGCTACGTCAAGAAGATAAAGCAGGTCAGTTATGGAATATGGTAGGATTCCAAACAAATTTGCGTTGGGGCGAACAAAAGCGGGTATTTAAGTTAATTCCAGGGTTGGAAGAAGCTGAATTTGTGCGCTTTGGAGTAATGCACCGCAATACTTTTATTAATGCACCTGAATTATTGCAACCTTCTTTACAATTTAAAAAGCGTCCGACATTATTAGCAGCAGGGCAATTAATTGGTACTGAGGGATATACAGCAGCATCGGCTGGAGGTTGGTTAGCAGGAACTAATGCTGCACGAATAGCTTTAGGTAAAGAACCTTTAGTATTACCGCCAACAACAATGATGGGGGCGTTGTTTGAGTTTATTAGTTCAGCGTCACCGAAACATTTTCAACCAATGCCGCCTAATTTTGGGATTTTACCAGAACTAGGGAAGAAAATCAAGAGTAAACCAGAACGTTATGGAGCATATCGCGATCGCTCTTTAGCTGCTCTACAATCTTGGCACACCCAACTGCGTACACCAGTAATGCTGTAG
- a CDS encoding TVP38/TMEM64 family protein has translation MKINWLRSRKFWLLVLGGILIVVVGSKLPLQDWFTQIKHQLALLGWWAMPAFTILYLLVTIFCLPNILLILVSGSLFGLFKGIVLASIADTLGAVACFILGRTVLRQRIKKWISKNPSFAQLDQAVGNQGWKILLLTRLSPLVPSNVLNYGFSCTKVNFWQYCFCSWLGMLPIISLYTYLGSFGVRLLNEGLTPGKVALQSVGALLAIGAGVYTTRIAKKALTPKCPSEDN, from the coding sequence ATGAAAATAAATTGGTTACGCAGTCGAAAATTTTGGCTATTGGTACTGGGTGGAATTTTAATTGTTGTAGTTGGCAGCAAGCTACCACTTCAAGATTGGTTTACTCAAATTAAGCATCAACTAGCCCTGCTTGGTTGGTGGGCAATGCCTGCTTTCACAATTCTGTACCTACTTGTTACAATTTTTTGTCTCCCAAATATTCTTCTTATCCTGGTATCAGGCAGCTTATTTGGTCTGTTTAAAGGAATTGTCTTGGCATCAATTGCAGATACTTTAGGCGCAGTTGCTTGTTTTATTCTGGGTCGAACAGTATTGCGACAACGGATTAAGAAGTGGATTAGTAAAAATCCCAGTTTTGCTCAACTCGATCAAGCAGTGGGCAATCAGGGCTGGAAAATCTTGCTGCTTACTCGACTTTCTCCATTAGTTCCCTCTAATGTACTCAACTATGGATTTAGCTGTACAAAAGTAAATTTTTGGCAGTACTGCTTTTGCTCTTGGTTAGGGATGCTGCCTATAATTTCGTTGTATACATATTTGGGTTCTTTCGGTGTTCGACTCCTCAATGAAGGGTTAACACCAGGAAAAGTAGCTTTGCAATCAGTGGGAGCATTACTCGCAATTGGTGCTGGCGTTTATACTACACGCATTGCCAAAAAAGCTTTAACTCCTAAATGCCCCTCTGAAGACAATTAA
- a CDS encoding DUF3131 domain-containing protein, producing MSHKSSRLIALFLTGTILQFLPSSFVAERSLAQTPTATPSSCAEIVTPLTAEEQTYARTAWQYFVANYQPATGFVNSTGGYPSGTLWDMANYLMALNAVRWMNIIDQKEFDNRVNKFLTTLNSLKLFEDTLPNKVYNAATAEMTDYGNQPKPRGIGWSALDIGRMLAAFHIIRTCHPQYSDWMKGIISKWKLDRSVKDAQLYGALVLPDDKTLLVQEGRLGYEEYAARGYELWGFKPTKALAIEPFEFVKIHNLNIPVDTRDYQKTNANNYVVSESYILDGIEFGLKGYLQDYAKSVFEVQSRHFKETGELTAVSEDNIDQAPYFLYNTVYSNGVNWAVITDENKLTPQLRTLSTKAAFGWYYLYPDNAYAKQLFDAVKDLRSPDGNGFYAGLYQETKKPNKSLTGNTNGLILEILYFKARGNRPLIQSDVVSFAPAPPTGNSLVAGTSPPTGSNSNTNTATATPPPVAPPTQTATATPPPVAPPTQTATATPPPIAPPTQTATNSQTAAVIVKPIPPVDSSQGSSCPKLAVPLKVQERRYAEAAWNYFEANYQSNTGLVADRNGFKAVTPWGIGDYLAALHAARSLAIISEQEFDQRTRLLLATLAKLPLFAGELPARGYDTRSLHPVDYGGNPIAQGTGWSSLDIGRLLATLYNLKSCHPEYTDAVDRIVLDWSYLRVVRDKKLSSAVITKDENERISPTGSTATKILIKPETRFGYEEYAARAFQLWGFDVERSAVGGQYQTASVDGVEVPTSRSRPDVKSQNNRDNQYTVSDPFFLYGLEFGFDPKMLALVDPIRRVQADRYRRTGTLTASGTTVLDRQPYVVQNTIISGNQPWVALGDDGKAIPDMRLVSTATVFAYRSLFPNDAYADELWQATLDLYSPLLGYYEGFFEKTGKPVMAFTSSTNSIVLQSLLYMTTNRQPIIRPTKEMNSPWWRAVAEGDSGRGLPSSRTQTARFTSNSSGGYWVSTGDNPTALR from the coding sequence ATGAGCCACAAATCATCAAGGTTGATCGCTTTGTTCCTTACAGGGACTATTTTGCAGTTTTTGCCATCTAGTTTTGTAGCAGAACGCTCATTAGCCCAAACTCCAACTGCAACGCCATCAAGTTGTGCAGAAATAGTTACGCCCTTGACCGCAGAAGAGCAGACTTATGCACGTACCGCTTGGCAGTATTTTGTGGCAAATTACCAACCCGCTACAGGATTTGTCAACTCAACTGGGGGCTATCCTTCTGGAACTTTGTGGGATATGGCAAATTACCTAATGGCGCTTAATGCTGTCCGTTGGATGAATATCATCGACCAGAAAGAATTTGATAACCGCGTCAACAAGTTTTTAACAACTCTGAATAGCCTAAAGCTGTTTGAGGATACGTTGCCGAATAAAGTCTACAACGCCGCTACAGCAGAAATGACTGATTATGGTAACCAACCTAAGCCACGCGGTATTGGTTGGTCAGCTTTGGACATTGGGAGGATGTTAGCGGCGTTTCATATCATCCGTACCTGTCATCCTCAATACTCAGATTGGATGAAAGGAATTATCTCTAAGTGGAAATTAGATCGCTCTGTAAAAGACGCACAACTTTACGGAGCCCTAGTTTTACCCGACGATAAGACATTGCTGGTACAAGAAGGGCGATTGGGTTACGAGGAATATGCGGCGCGTGGCTATGAACTTTGGGGCTTCAAACCCACTAAAGCTTTAGCCATCGAACCTTTTGAATTTGTCAAGATTCACAATCTCAATATTCCAGTTGATACCCGTGACTACCAGAAAACTAACGCTAACAACTATGTTGTCAGCGAGTCATATATTCTAGATGGCATCGAATTTGGTTTGAAAGGGTATTTGCAGGATTATGCCAAAAGTGTCTTTGAAGTGCAAAGCCGTCACTTTAAAGAAACAGGTGAGTTAACAGCAGTATCAGAAGATAATATTGATCAAGCTCCTTATTTTCTCTACAACACTGTTTACTCCAATGGAGTAAACTGGGCTGTAATTACAGATGAAAATAAGCTTACTCCGCAACTACGCACTCTTAGCACCAAAGCAGCATTTGGCTGGTACTATCTTTATCCAGACAACGCATACGCCAAACAACTTTTTGATGCTGTAAAAGATTTACGTAGTCCAGATGGGAACGGTTTTTATGCCGGACTTTATCAGGAAACTAAAAAACCAAATAAATCTTTAACTGGGAATACCAATGGGTTGATTTTAGAAATTCTGTACTTTAAGGCGAGAGGAAATCGCCCGCTAATTCAGTCGGATGTTGTGAGTTTTGCACCAGCACCACCTACAGGAAATTCTTTAGTTGCAGGAACATCACCTCCTACTGGCTCAAATTCCAACACTAATACAGCGACAGCGACCCCACCGCCTGTAGCACCTCCCACGCAAACAGCGACGGCGACCCCACCGCCTGTAGCACCTCCCACGCAAACAGCGACGGCGACCCCGCCACCTATAGCACCTCCAACGCAAACAGCGACAAACTCACAAACTGCGGCTGTGATAGTTAAACCTATTCCGCCAGTTGATAGTTCCCAAGGGTCATCATGTCCAAAATTAGCTGTACCCCTAAAGGTACAAGAACGACGCTATGCTGAGGCGGCTTGGAACTACTTTGAGGCGAACTATCAATCTAATACAGGACTGGTAGCCGATCGCAACGGCTTTAAAGCAGTAACTCCTTGGGGAATAGGAGATTATTTAGCAGCATTGCACGCGGCGCGATCGCTTGCCATCATCTCCGAGCAAGAATTTGACCAGCGTACCCGACTACTATTAGCAACTCTAGCCAAACTCCCCCTCTTTGCTGGTGAATTACCTGCTAGAGGTTACGATACTCGCTCATTGCATCCTGTTGATTATGGCGGCAACCCGATTGCTCAAGGTACAGGCTGGTCATCTCTCGATATCGGACGCTTGCTGGCTACGCTTTACAATTTAAAAAGCTGTCATCCTGAATATACTGATGCCGTCGATCGCATTGTGCTGGATTGGTCATATTTGCGAGTAGTACGGGACAAAAAGCTTTCCAGTGCTGTTATCACCAAAGATGAAAATGAGCGTATATCTCCCACCGGATCAACAGCAACTAAAATATTAATTAAGCCAGAAACTCGCTTTGGTTATGAAGAATATGCAGCCCGTGCGTTTCAGTTGTGGGGATTTGATGTAGAACGTTCAGCCGTAGGTGGACAGTATCAAACCGCATCTGTTGATGGGGTGGAAGTACCAACATCGCGATCGCGACCTGATGTTAAATCTCAAAATAATCGAGATAATCAGTATACAGTTAGCGATCCATTCTTCCTTTACGGCTTGGAATTTGGTTTCGATCCTAAAATGCTCGCTCTAGTCGATCCTATCCGCCGAGTACAAGCAGATCGTTACCGTCGCACGGGAACACTTACCGCCTCTGGTACTACTGTACTTGACCGCCAGCCGTATGTTGTCCAGAACACTATCATTTCAGGAAATCAGCCTTGGGTGGCACTAGGAGATGATGGTAAAGCCATACCAGATATGCGTCTAGTTAGCACAGCAACCGTTTTTGCCTATCGTAGTTTGTTTCCTAACGATGCTTACGCGGATGAATTGTGGCAGGCTACACTCGACTTATATAGTCCCTTACTCGGCTATTATGAAGGCTTTTTTGAAAAAACTGGCAAACCAGTAATGGCTTTCACCAGCAGCACCAACAGCATTGTTCTGCAATCATTGTTATACATGACAACCAATCGTCAGCCGATAATTCGTCCGACAAAAGAGATGAATTCTCCTTGGTGGCGGGCGGTTGCTGAGGGAGATTCCGGTCGCGGTTTACCCAGTTCTCGTACCCAAACAGCCAGATTTACTTCCAATAGTTCTGGAGGTTACTGGGTTTCAACTGGCGATAATCCCACAGCATTGAGGTAA